The sequence below is a genomic window from Acidobacteriota bacterium.
AGGCGGGGATCAGCTTGGGAATCTCCGAGGGCAGGTGCTGGCCGTCGGCGTCGAGGGTGAGCACCGCCGGATGGTCGTCGGCGAAGAGATGAGCGAAGCCCGCCGCCAGGGCCGCTCCCTTGCCTCGGTTCTCCGGCAGCGAGAGCACTTCCGCCCCGCCGCGGCGGGCGGCATCGGCGGTGCCGTCGGTGGAACCGTCGTCCACCACCAGCACCCGCGGCAGCTGCTCCGCCGCCCCCCGCGCCACCGCTTCCACCCAACGCTCCGCCTGGTAGGCCGGGATCAGCGCCGCCAGCCGGGCTGGATCCCGCTCTGCGGCCGATGGCGGGCCCGCGGCGGAGTCTTTGGAGTCTTGATCAGAAGGGGACAGCACGAAGATCTCCGGCCCGCCGGAGGGGCGTCGGGAGTGATCGGTTTGAGAACGGCAAAGCTGGGTTTCGGGAGCCTCTGCGCGGGCCTCTCAGTATACTAATCGAGATGGTGGGCTGGCGCCCACCCTACGGATCGGAGAGGCGGGACCTGAGCTGAAGCTTGCCTCGGATGGGGAGACTTGATCGAGTAGCTCGGTGGGGGACAACGCGACGGGGGGAGAAGATTCAGCGTTCTAGTCTTCGTTGGGGCCAAGCCCTCACCCCCTCCGGTCCCCCTCTCCCAACCGCCCACCCAACCTGCCGGTAGAGGGGGAAGCTCAAAGCTCATCGCCGAACCAAGATTGGGCGCTGGAATCTAGAGGGCCGAGTGGAGGCGCCCCTCTACCAGGCGGGGGATTGGGAGGGCTGGGAGAGGGGTCGGGGTGAGGGGTTCTGCCAACTGCCCGCACCGACCGCCTTCCAAGTCTTACCCAGTACGATCCGCTGGATCGCAGTCAGTGCTGGTCTTCGTCTGGAATTCCCGACCCGATCTACCAAGCTCTATCTCTCAAAACCATGCCGACACCGCCCACCCCGCGCCCCTGGCGCCCTGCGCCCCTGGTCGCCACCGGTCTCGCCCTCCACGCCGGGGCTTTGGCCACCGTCCTCGCCGCTCCCCGCCTGTGGCCCTGGGCTCTGGGGGTCGCCGTCGCCGACCACGCCGTCATGGCCACCGCCGGCATGCTGCCCCGCTGCTCCTGGCTCGGCCCTACCCTGGTGCGGCTCCCGGCCTCGGAGGACTCCGCCACCGTCGCCCTCACCTTCGACGACGGACCGGATCCGGAGGTCACCCCGCGGGTCCTCGATCTGCTGGCCCAGCGCGGCCTCCAGGCCACCTTCTTCGTC
It includes:
- a CDS encoding glycosyltransferase family 2 protein, which encodes MLSPSDQDSKDSAAGPPSAAERDPARLAALIPAYQAERWVEAVARGAAEQLPRVLVVDDGSTDGTADAARRGGAEVLSLPENRGKGAALAAGFAHLFADDHPAVLTLDADGQHLPSEIPKLIPAWQQGADLVFGSRSHLFAEMSGLRRVSNGLSSRIISFVSGVSLDDVQTGFRIYTRHLLEATGFPEQRFDAESAVVVRAGRRGFRLASVPVQLGGADGRGSSHYRALVDGLRIAWAVTRARLERMP